The DNA window TATTTTTATATGGCTGCTTTCATGGTAGATATTGAACCGGTTGTCCCGAAGGAAGCCAAGAAGGGTCATATCAAATTCTTTCGCAAGGTCTACGGCCAGGCTCGAAGGCGCCCCTATCGCCACCACCACAGGGATTCCTGCCATGGCTGCTTTCTGGATCAGTTCAAAACTTGCCCTTCCGCTGAGCAGCAGGATCCGGTCTGTGAGGGGCAATTGTCCCGCCATCAATGCATTTCCGATCAGCTTATCCAGGGCATTGTGCCGTCCGACATCCTCGCGCAAAGCCAAAAGATTCCCGTTTACATCAAACAGTCCCGAAGCATGGATGCCGCCGGTTGCACTGAAATTATTCTGGAATGTCCGGAGTTTTTCAGGCAGCTGATAAAGCGTTTCCAACGCTATTCTCTGCGGTTTCTTTTCCAGATCCCGAAATGTACTCACGGTCCTGATGGATTCTATAGATCCCTTTCCGCATACTCCGCAGCTGGATGTGGTATAGAAATTACGGTCGGTATTCATGAGTTTGGGTGTATAGCCTCCTGCAAGCTCAACAACAACCGTATTCTCGCCGGTCCTGGAACAGACAGCCGGGGAATGATATACGTCTTTTACGTTTTCCCGGCCTGCAATAATGCCTTCGGTAAAAAGGAAGCCTACTGCCAGTTCAGCATCATTTCCCGGCGTCCGCATGGTAACGGAGATATTCCTGGTGATTTTCTGTAGCTCAGCGTCATAGGAAACCCGAATTTCCAGAGGTTCCTCCACAGAAATATCATCGGTACACGGAAAGCCCAGGCTGTCTTTCACTTTGACAATCTCTATCTTCTGTACGGAATTATGCTCCAGGATACCGGCTTTCATGTTTACGGAATTTTATCAGCTGCTGCCTTTTGTGATTCTGTTTTGATGACCATGAATCATCAATCTTGATACCACATTAGTAAATATACATATTTTTGTGCCTCAGATAAGATTTTAAAATCGAAAAAGACTGCCCAAAAGGACAGTCTGTATTGTATGCCTGTCCCCTGACAGGACTGCAAACTGATTTTACCGCGAAATGTATCGCTTAATCAGTATTTTCCCTGGCTTTCAGAAACTGACCTTCCTGATAGATGGCATTATGCTCTTTGCTGTATTCCACCGTTTCAAGGACAACCTTTTTTATGTCTTCCGTAACCCTTGAAAAGCCGAGCATCTTCACGATCAGCGGAACAAGATTATCCGGCTGTATGGCCACAGAATCCGAAACGACTTTTGTAATGGCCAGGCTGATTTCTTCGGGTGAAACCAATGCTATTTTGCGCGAACCGGACGGAAGCATGCTCCTGTTCCGGATGACAAGCTCTTTTTCCGGATCCCATAAAAAATCCCCTTTCCTGAGCAATGCTCCATGTTCAACGGCATAATCCGCCGCACCGGCTAAAGAAGAACGGATACGGCTTCCTATCTTTGAAATCCCGTTAGCTTCCGTGATCCTCCTGGCCACCTCTTCAAAATGAACGGGACTTTCTGCTTTTACCACTTCACAGATCCAGCTGCTGAGTTTTCCTACAGGATACAGGTGGAGCTCCTGACCTGCAATTTCCGCCGGCAGTACAGCCAGCTCATAGAAGGGAAAAATTTCAGGATTTTCTTCCACAGGCTCTTCACGCACCAGGTTTTTAAGTTCTGCCATCAGTTCTTCTTCCATGCTGTCATTATGTTCCGCCTGTGTTTTGGCCTTCTCAACAGCGTCTTTAATCAGCTTTAATTCTCCTGCCGGGTTCCTGAACCAGTCCAGGCTCCATACCGACAGGATATTCCACCCCATGCCTTCCAGCACAGCATTTCTCAACCGGTCACGGTCACGGGCCGATTGGGCATTCTGATAGGACCTGCCGTCGCAGCTGATGCCCAGCAGGTATCTGCCCGGATGGTCCGGATCTGCTATTGCCAGGTCTATGTAAAACCCTTCAGAACCCACTTTTTCACGGACGATGTATCCTTCTTTGCGTAACGTTTCCGCAACAATGTTCTCAAAAGGCTGAGGCTGGTACGGCTGCTCATCCTTATGGCTTTCGAACTTGCCATTCTCCGCGAAATAAAGGAAGTTCTTCAACGCCCTGATCCCGAATTTGGCATTCGGGCCGATCACCATATCTGCTGCCGTGATATTGGTGAATACCTCACAGCGGCTTTTGGCCCGGGTAATCAGTACATTCAGCCTGCGCTCCCCTCCTTCATTATTCAGAGGGCCAAAGCTCATCGGCACTTTTCCGTCTTCGGTCCTTCCGTAACCAATACTGATGAAGATAACATCCCTTTCATCGCCCTGCACATTTTCAAGGTTTTTAACAAAGAAAGGTTCGTCTGCATGACTACTGAAATAGCTTTCCACCTCAGGATTTTTCCTCCTCCGAATCTCTATGGCATTCTGTATGGCCTGCATCTGGGATGTACTGAATGCCACGACCCCGAGACTCAGCTTAGGATTGGTAAGGGCATGCTGAATCACAGCATCGGCCACTTTTTCAGCTTCCTTAGGATTGGTCCGTGTTTTTCCTTTATCATAATACGTATCCGGCAAATGGTTAAAAGCCAAGCCAAGCCTGTTTTTTGATCCCGGGCTCGGGAAAATGATCAGCCTGTTTTCATAAAACTCCTGATTGGAAAGGCTGATGAGGGATTCGTGCCT is part of the Chryseobacterium camelliae genome and encodes:
- the fdhD gene encoding formate dehydrogenase accessory sulfurtransferase FdhD, with amino-acid sequence MKAGILEHNSVQKIEIVKVKDSLGFPCTDDISVEEPLEIRVSYDAELQKITRNISVTMRTPGNDAELAVGFLFTEGIIAGRENVKDVYHSPAVCSRTGENTVVVELAGGYTPKLMNTDRNFYTTSSCGVCGKGSIESIRTVSTFRDLEKKPQRIALETLYQLPEKLRTFQNNFSATGGIHASGLFDVNGNLLALREDVGRHNALDKLIGNALMAGQLPLTDRILLLSGRASFELIQKAAMAGIPVVVAIGAPSSLAVDLAKEFDMTLLGFLRDNRFNIYHESSHIKIEMDRKD